One window of Heptranchias perlo isolate sHepPer1 chromosome 15, sHepPer1.hap1, whole genome shotgun sequence genomic DNA carries:
- the LOC137333165 gene encoding heparan-sulfate 6-O-sulfotransferase 2-like, with amino-acid sequence MVAGVGPRTMDDRWNKLLLGLASAALFALIALQYLCPGAGPECRAARLFGGGSAGDVYRAEDESAAWLGGRFQFSEPELGRRVGFRLRGGDVLVFLHIQKTGGSTFGRHLVRDLGLERPCACGPRAKRCACHRPGTNDTWLFSRFSTGWSCGLHADWTELTNCVPAIMEPRPRAPRNYYYITVLRDPVSRYLSEWRHVQRGATWKASLHVCDGRSPTQEELPSCYPGDDWSGCSLKEFMDCPYNLANNRQVRMLADLSLVGCYNLSFMPEEKRKIVLLNSAKSNLKRITFFGLTEFQRKTQYLFEKTFNLKFITSFTQFNSTRAAGVEIDEQTQKRVEELNFLDMELYDYAKDLFLQRYQYMRQKEHREARRKRQEQHKLLREKQTLFNQEAENSTADYVGLVERWR; translated from the exons ATGGTGGCGGGGGTCGGGCCGCGGACGATGGATGACCGGTGGAACAagctgctcctgggcctggcctcGGCCGCGCTCTTTGCCCTGATCGCGCTGCAGTATCTGTGCCCGGGGGCGGGCCCCGAGTGCCGGGCGGCCCGGCTGTTCGGGGGAGGCTCGGCCGGTGATGTATACCGGGCCGAGGATGAGAGTGCGGCCTGGTTGGGGGGCCGCTTCCAGTTTTCGGAGCCTGAGCTTGGCCGGCGGGTCGGCTTCCGACTGCGGGGCGGCGACGTCCTGGTTTTCCTGCACATCCAGAAAACGGGCGGCAGCACCTTTGGGCGCCACCTGGTGCGGGACCTGGGCTTGGAGCGGCCTTGCGCCTGTGGGCCCCGCGCCAAGCGCTGCGCCTGTCACCGGCCGGGCACCAACGACACCTGGCTCTTCTCTCGCTTCTCCACCGGCTGGAGCTGCGGCCTACACGCCGACTGGACCGAACTCACCAACTGCGTGCCGGCCATCATGGAGCCCAGGCCGCGGGCACCCAG AAATTACTATTATATCACTGTTCTACGGGACCCAGTGTCACGTTATTTGAGTGAGTGGAGGCATGTACAGAGAGGGGCAACATGGAAAGCTTCCTTGCATGTTTGTGATGGGAGATCTCCAACTCAGGAAGAATTGCCCAGCTGTTACCCAGGGGATGATTGGTCAGGTTGTAGTCTGAAAGAGTTCATGGACTGTCCCTATAACCTTGCTAACAATAGACAAGTGCGtatgttggctgatctcagccttgTTGGATGTTACAATTTGTCTTTTATGCcagaagagaagagaaaaatAGTTCTTTTGAACAGTGCAAAAAGTAACCTGAAACGTATAACCTTCTTTGGCCTCACTGAATTCCAGAGAAAAACTCAATATTTGTTTGAAAAAACATTCAATTTAAAGTTCATCACTTCTTTCACCCAGTTTAATAGTACACGGGCTGCTGGTGTGGAGATTGATGAACAAACTCAGAAACGTGTTGAGGAACTAAATTTTCTGGATATGGAACTTTATGACTATGCAAAAGACTTGTTTCTACAAAGGTATCAATACATGAGGCAGAAGGAGCACCGAGAGGCAAGGAGGAAACGCCAAGAACAGCACAAGCTGCTTCGAGAAAAGCAAACCCTTTTTAACCAAGAAGCTGAAAACTCAACAGCAGATTACGTGGGCCTTGTCGAGAGATGGCGATAA